From one Paenibacillus terrae HPL-003 genomic stretch:
- a CDS encoding asparaginase — MKKVLFINTGGTISSSYQENGLTPTQSAENILAEIPELKEICEIDAHNLMSIDSTNTQPEDWASIARMVHRSLDQYDGIVIAHGTDTMAYTASALSFMLGTVDKPVVVTGSQVSILAEHSDSKKNVIDSFLTACGEVAGVFVVFNGKIINGSRSSKIRTRSYNAFESINYPYIGLVEDGKVVYTEGVFANRGTVRHPYNDGYASEVFLLRLIPGTNPAIFDAIQGLGYKGIVIEGFGMGGVPFKERSLISKIEELMKDGMSIVVTTQCPYEGGDLTIYEVGQKVLEKGVIPGYDMTTEALVTKMMWALGQTTDPAGVAKIMATNYADEVSLPTDTAPL, encoded by the coding sequence ATGAAAAAGGTTCTATTTATTAATACCGGAGGGACGATCTCTTCCTCCTATCAGGAAAATGGTCTGACGCCGACCCAATCGGCTGAAAATATCTTGGCGGAAATTCCAGAGTTGAAGGAAATCTGTGAAATTGATGCCCATAATCTGATGAGCATTGATAGCACGAATACACAACCGGAGGACTGGGCTTCCATCGCCCGAATGGTACATCGTTCCCTCGACCAGTACGACGGTATCGTCATTGCCCATGGCACGGATACGATGGCTTATACAGCCTCTGCTTTGAGCTTCATGTTGGGAACCGTAGACAAGCCGGTCGTGGTGACGGGGTCGCAGGTGTCCATTCTGGCTGAGCACAGTGATTCCAAAAAAAATGTAATCGACTCGTTCCTGACCGCATGTGGGGAGGTGGCAGGGGTATTTGTCGTATTTAACGGCAAAATCATCAACGGCAGCCGCAGCTCCAAAATCAGAACGCGCAGCTATAACGCTTTTGAGAGTATTAACTATCCGTATATCGGCCTCGTGGAAGATGGGAAGGTGGTCTATACAGAGGGCGTATTTGCGAATCGCGGTACAGTTCGCCATCCGTACAATGACGGGTATGCTTCGGAGGTATTTCTGCTCAGACTGATTCCCGGTACGAATCCGGCAATTTTCGATGCCATTCAGGGTTTGGGCTATAAAGGGATCGTGATTGAGGGCTTTGGCATGGGTGGCGTGCCCTTCAAGGAAAGAAGCCTGATCAGCAAAATTGAGGAATTAATGAAGGATGGCATGAGCATCGTCGTGACCACCCAATGTCCTTATGAGGGCGGCGATCTGACGATTTATGAGGTAGGGCAGAAGGTGCTGGAAAAGGGTGTTATTCCGGGTTATGACATGACGACGGAGGCACTTGTGACTAAAATGATGTGGGCGTTGGGCCAGACCACTGACCCTGCCGGAGTAGCAAAAATTATGGCCACGAACTATGCGGACGAGGTTTCCTTGCCTACGGATACAGCCCCCCTGTAA
- a CDS encoding amino acid ABC transporter ATP-binding protein, with amino-acid sequence MIQLHQIHKHFGQHHVLKGIDLTVGKGEVVVILGPSGSGKSTLLRSINFLEQPTSGVIEIDGVKVDAAKAGKKDILGLRTATAMVFQQYQLFKNLNALHNVMIGLTSVKKLDRKQAREISEGILEKVGLKDRMTYYPAQLSGGQQQRVAIARALALNPQVLLFDEPTSSLDPELVDEVLSVIQKVASEGNTMIIVTHELGFARDVADRVVLMEHGVIVEQGPVEQFFTNPKEERTRQFLGKALVQRAPQE; translated from the coding sequence ATGATTCAGCTTCATCAAATTCATAAGCATTTTGGACAGCATCATGTGTTGAAGGGTATAGACCTGACCGTAGGCAAAGGAGAAGTCGTGGTTATTCTGGGGCCAAGCGGATCAGGCAAGTCCACATTGCTGCGCAGCATTAATTTTTTGGAGCAGCCGACCAGCGGTGTCATTGAGATTGACGGTGTGAAGGTGGATGCAGCCAAGGCGGGGAAAAAGGACATTCTCGGACTGCGCACGGCAACGGCAATGGTATTTCAGCAATATCAACTGTTCAAAAACCTGAATGCCCTCCACAATGTCATGATCGGCCTGACCAGTGTCAAAAAGCTGGACCGCAAGCAGGCGAGGGAGATCAGTGAAGGCATTCTGGAAAAGGTCGGGTTGAAGGATCGCATGACCTACTACCCTGCCCAGCTTTCGGGTGGACAGCAGCAGCGTGTTGCAATTGCCCGCGCTTTGGCACTGAATCCGCAGGTGTTGCTGTTCGACGAACCAACGTCCTCACTCGACCCTGAGCTGGTGGATGAAGTGCTGTCAGTCATTCAAAAAGTGGCAAGTGAAGGCAATACGATGATTATCGTCACGCATGAGCTTGGCTTTGCGAGAGATGTAGCGGATCGGGTCGTACTGATGGAGCATGGTGTGATCGTGGAGCAAGGCCCGGTAGAGCAGTTTTTCACCAATCCGAAGGAAGAACGAACACGGCAGTTCCTGGGCAAAGCGTTGGTACAGAGAGCGCCACAGGAGTAA
- a CDS encoding amino acid ABC transporter permease, whose translation MEKLFDLDYMLKSLPRIVEYLPVTLWIALLSMLLGSIIGLGTALIRIYKVPVLAQLSTLYVSYIRGTPLIVQLFLVYYGIPKFLYYFQSEYGFLQQLNIYVIPPEIFALLSFSLNLGGYLSETFRAAINSVDRGQFEAANSIGMSQTQIMLKIVLPQALTVALPNLGNTLISTVKDTSFIFMIGVVDMMGQAKIMGARALAFFEVYVAVSLIYWLVCIIIERGLVVLEKRIRIYERSE comes from the coding sequence ATGGAAAAGCTGTTTGATCTGGATTATATGCTGAAAAGCCTTCCTCGGATCGTGGAGTATCTGCCCGTTACGCTATGGATTGCGCTATTGTCCATGCTGCTGGGTTCGATCATCGGGTTGGGGACGGCTTTAATTCGGATATACAAGGTGCCTGTATTGGCGCAATTGTCTACGTTGTATGTCTCGTACATTCGGGGAACGCCGCTCATTGTGCAGTTATTTCTCGTATATTATGGAATACCCAAGTTTCTATATTATTTTCAGAGCGAATACGGTTTCTTGCAGCAATTAAATATCTATGTGATTCCGCCCGAGATTTTCGCGTTGTTGTCATTTTCGCTGAATCTCGGGGGGTATCTGTCGGAAACGTTCCGGGCGGCGATTAATTCGGTGGATCGGGGGCAATTTGAGGCTGCGAATTCCATCGGGATGAGTCAGACACAGATTATGCTTAAAATTGTGCTGCCACAAGCGTTGACGGTGGCCTTGCCCAATCTGGGGAACACGCTGATTAGTACGGTGAAGGATACGTCTTTTATCTTTATGATTGGTGTTGTTGATATGATGGGACAGGCCAAAATTATGGGCGCTCGTGCGCTGGCCTTTTTTGAGGTATACGTTGCGGTGTCCCTGATCTACTGGCTGGTGTGCATCATTATTGAGCGTGGGCTTGTCGTGCTGGAGAAGCGTATTCGAATTTACGAAAGAAGTGAGTAA
- a CDS encoding transporter substrate-binding domain-containing protein: protein MKKSAFVAAIGLSLVLLTGALSGCSSKEAASGDKVIYVGTQNDYPPFAFTNDKNELTGYDVEVVKEIDKKLDGYKFEFVPSGWDGIFLALESNKIQVVADEVAKNPEREQKYLFSGESYFQAQSVIVVKKGRTDIHSLKDLEGKKVAASVGDSYTQLLEQYNAKNGNKIILKYNDTGTSSDNLQDVQNGRVDAYVNDPVMTAATIKKEGLQVEAIGDPVQTDDINLVFKKDKQGEELKAKIDPIIKELKTDGTLKKLSEQWTGGEYIPQ from the coding sequence ATGAAGAAATCTGCGTTTGTTGCAGCGATTGGCCTATCGCTCGTGTTATTGACGGGAGCCTTGAGCGGATGTTCCTCGAAGGAAGCAGCATCGGGGGATAAGGTTATTTATGTGGGCACACAAAATGACTACCCGCCGTTCGCTTTCACGAATGATAAAAATGAGCTGACCGGGTACGATGTGGAAGTGGTCAAGGAGATTGACAAGAAGCTGGACGGCTATAAGTTTGAGTTTGTACCTTCCGGCTGGGACGGAATTTTCCTGGCGCTGGAATCGAACAAGATTCAGGTCGTAGCAGATGAAGTCGCCAAAAATCCCGAGCGTGAGCAAAAATATTTGTTCTCAGGTGAATCCTACTTTCAGGCACAATCCGTCATAGTTGTGAAAAAGGGTAGAACCGATATTCATTCCCTCAAGGATTTGGAAGGCAAGAAGGTAGCCGCTTCGGTAGGCGATTCCTACACACAATTGCTGGAACAGTACAATGCGAAGAACGGCAACAAAATTATTTTGAAATACAATGACACGGGTACCTCATCCGACAACCTTCAGGACGTGCAAAATGGCCGGGTGGACGCTTATGTGAATGATCCAGTCATGACGGCTGCTACGATCAAGAAGGAAGGCTTGCAGGTCGAAGCGATAGGTGATCCTGTGCAAACGGATGATATCAATCTGGTGTTCAAAAAGGATAAGCAGGGCGAAGAGCTGAAAGCTAAAATCGACCCGATTATTAAAGAGCTTAAAACGGACGGAACGCTGAAAAAACTGTCTGAACAATGGACAGGAGGGGAATATATCCCGCAGTAA
- the nikE gene encoding nickel import ATP-binding protein NikE yields MRVLQVKEVTHSYGRRKWLGRSEPRPPVLADVSLTIESGFCLGLLGTSGAGKSTLGKVILGLEKPQEGQVLFQGQDIYNGSQQVRRGLRRDMQVVFQDCYSAVNPRMTAGQIIGEPLDNYERLSVQEQKRTVENLLERVGLKPEDRNKYPHQFSGGQLQRINIARAIALKPKLIVLDESVSSLDMVHQMHILSLLGELKSSFGLSYLFITHDIRAAYAVCDGIAVMEQGKLIERCDDKDRIFESAHPAVQRLISSILPEHPADRLSLHG; encoded by the coding sequence ATGCGCGTGCTACAAGTGAAGGAAGTAACTCATAGCTATGGAAGGCGCAAATGGTTGGGCCGCTCCGAACCACGCCCCCCTGTGCTGGCGGACGTTTCGCTTACCATAGAGAGTGGATTTTGCCTGGGCTTGCTTGGAACCAGCGGAGCGGGGAAAAGCACGCTGGGCAAGGTCATTCTGGGGCTGGAGAAGCCGCAGGAGGGTCAGGTGCTGTTCCAGGGTCAGGACATTTATAATGGAAGTCAACAAGTCCGCAGGGGACTGCGACGGGATATGCAGGTCGTATTTCAGGATTGCTATTCTGCTGTAAATCCCCGAATGACCGCCGGGCAGATTATCGGGGAGCCTCTGGACAATTACGAACGTTTATCGGTACAGGAGCAAAAGAGAACGGTCGAAAACCTGCTGGAACGAGTTGGTCTCAAGCCGGAGGATCGGAATAAATATCCGCATCAATTCAGCGGCGGACAATTGCAGCGGATCAACATTGCACGGGCGATTGCCCTCAAGCCCAAGCTCATCGTACTGGATGAGTCTGTCAGCAGCCTGGATATGGTTCACCAGATGCATATTTTATCCCTGCTGGGAGAGCTGAAATCCTCGTTCGGATTGTCGTATCTGTTCATCACGCATGATATTCGGGCGGCTTACGCCGTCTGTGATGGTATTGCCGTGATGGAGCAGGGGAAATTGATCGAACGCTGCGATGACAAGGACCGGATTTTTGAATCGGCGCATCCCGCTGTGCAACGGTTGATCTCGTCCATTTTACCAGAGCATCCCGCAGACCGTCTCTCTCTCCATGGATGA
- the nikD gene encoding nickel import ATP-binding protein NikD, with the protein MDDGAKSKVLEVSGLQVKLKTDAGAVSLLEPIHFELKKGQVLGLVGESGSGKTVTCNALLQLLDRQTMDVEGSVRLNGRELNGMAAEEMRRIRGKEIAFIMQNPMSAFTPVYTIGSQFMETIRTHTGLTTRQARDLAISALENMNLPDPAKLMKRYPFQLSGGMLQRVMIAISMCLRPAVVIADEPTTALDVVNQLQVLRELDRLRTEYDTSILLISHDLGVISQMADEVAVMQRGRIVEQAEVHQLFDQPQHDYTKMLLHARPKLSLRGVNQVGG; encoded by the coding sequence ATGGACGACGGGGCGAAGTCGAAGGTGCTGGAGGTCAGCGGCTTGCAGGTAAAGCTCAAAACCGATGCAGGGGCGGTGTCTCTGCTGGAGCCGATCCATTTTGAGCTGAAAAAGGGACAGGTTCTTGGTCTTGTCGGCGAGAGTGGAAGCGGCAAAACGGTAACTTGTAACGCGCTGCTCCAGTTGCTGGATCGCCAGACGATGGACGTAGAAGGCAGTGTCCGTCTGAACGGGCGCGAGCTGAACGGAATGGCGGCCGAGGAGATGCGGCGCATTCGGGGCAAAGAAATCGCGTTTATTATGCAAAATCCAATGAGCGCTTTTACGCCGGTGTATACGATTGGGTCTCAGTTTATGGAAACGATCCGCACTCACACCGGATTGACCACACGACAGGCCCGCGACCTTGCCATATCGGCTTTGGAAAACATGAATCTGCCCGACCCGGCCAAGCTGATGAAGCGTTATCCGTTTCAGTTGAGCGGGGGGATGCTACAACGGGTCATGATTGCCATTTCGATGTGCCTGCGGCCAGCAGTGGTTATTGCGGATGAACCGACGACGGCGCTCGATGTGGTTAATCAGCTACAGGTGCTAAGAGAGCTGGATCGCTTGCGTACGGAATACGACACTTCCATTTTGCTGATCTCGCATGATCTGGGCGTCATATCCCAAATGGCGGATGAAGTGGCTGTCATGCAGCGGGGACGTATCGTTGAGCAGGCGGAGGTTCATCAGTTGTTCGATCAGCCACAGCATGATTATACGAAAATGCTGCTGCATGCCAGGCCCAAGTTGTCCCTACGGGGCGTGAATCAGGTAGGAGGTTAG
- the nikC gene encoding nickel ABC transporter permease subunit NikC: MIRLRTMFKGQKVIVVCSVVLLILFMIMVLAPWLAPHDPVKVNLLHKLEGPSKEYWLGTDHLGRDNLSRLLYGARISLGFATLIFLSSLSIGVVIGSVAGYLGGWVDSVLMRFCEGIMAFPNLVLVLGIVGIFGPGLMQVLLALMMVQWVYYARMCRNMVVSLKERNFIAAARISGSSSGAIIRRHIIPNVLRPIVVMGTLEMGWAIMDISALSFLGLGIQPPTPEWGAMIHEGTGYIRSHPELMIYPGVMILVVVMAFNILGEALSDRYGIAKRQ; encoded by the coding sequence ATGATAAGGTTGCGTACAATGTTCAAGGGTCAAAAGGTGATCGTGGTCTGCTCTGTAGTGCTTTTGATTCTTTTTATGATTATGGTGCTGGCCCCGTGGCTGGCTCCCCATGATCCGGTTAAAGTCAATTTACTGCATAAGCTGGAAGGCCCTTCGAAGGAATATTGGCTGGGAACCGATCATTTGGGTCGGGACAATCTGTCCCGGCTGCTGTATGGAGCGCGGATTTCACTCGGTTTTGCGACATTAATTTTCCTGTCCTCGCTTAGCATCGGCGTCGTGATCGGATCAGTTGCAGGTTATTTGGGTGGCTGGGTCGATAGTGTGCTGATGCGGTTTTGCGAAGGTATTATGGCGTTTCCGAATCTGGTACTTGTGCTGGGTATTGTCGGTATTTTTGGGCCGGGTCTCATGCAGGTGCTGCTCGCCTTGATGATGGTGCAGTGGGTGTATTATGCCAGAATGTGCCGCAATATGGTCGTCAGTCTGAAAGAGCGGAATTTCATAGCTGCCGCAAGGATTAGCGGGTCCTCTTCAGGAGCCATTATCCGGCGGCATATCATTCCGAATGTACTGCGGCCGATTGTGGTCATGGGTACGCTGGAGATGGGCTGGGCGATCATGGATATTTCGGCGTTGTCTTTCCTCGGTCTGGGCATCCAGCCGCCGACCCCCGAATGGGGAGCCATGATTCATGAAGGAACGGGATACATCCGCAGTCATCCGGAATTAATGATCTATCCGGGCGTCATGATTCTGGTGGTGGTCATGGCCTTCAATATATTGGGAGAGGCGCTGTCCGACCGATACGGAATTGCCAAACGTCAGTAA
- the nikB gene encoding nickel ABC transporter permease subunit NikB, with amino-acid sequence MISYIGKRMVAVIPIVLFATLVTFALIHISPVDPAEAYLTAAHIYPTPEILEQKRHEFGLDQPLLTQYIQTLQRISRLDFGISYLTNKPVWDEVKVRLPATVELALSSMLLSIVVSIPLGVLAAIRKNGWIDMLSRGLSYFGASIPQFWLGYLLIFFFSVKLDWLPVEGRGTWQHLVLPTLTLSLVLIALYTRLLRSSVLEQLQETYVQYARTRGIRERVIMLKHVLKIAIAPLITGMGMNLGKLLTGTIIVEQVFSWPGFGRYFVEAIFNRDIPVIQCYVFLAACLFIVCNLLVDLVHLYMDPRISSKGRTEQ; translated from the coding sequence ATGATCAGCTATATTGGGAAGCGAATGGTAGCGGTCATTCCTATTGTTCTCTTTGCCACCCTTGTTACCTTTGCACTCATTCATATTTCACCAGTTGATCCGGCCGAGGCCTATTTGACGGCAGCTCATATCTATCCAACTCCAGAAATTCTGGAGCAGAAAAGACATGAGTTTGGGCTGGATCAGCCTTTGCTGACCCAGTATATACAGACGCTGCAAAGAATCAGTCGGCTGGACTTTGGTATCTCATATCTGACGAACAAGCCGGTGTGGGATGAGGTGAAGGTTCGGCTGCCTGCCACTGTCGAGCTGGCCTTGAGCAGCATGCTGCTATCCATCGTGGTGAGTATCCCGCTGGGCGTGCTGGCGGCGATACGTAAAAATGGCTGGATCGACATGCTCAGTCGAGGGCTTTCTTATTTTGGAGCGTCTATTCCTCAATTCTGGCTGGGATATCTGTTGATCTTCTTTTTCTCCGTGAAGCTGGATTGGCTGCCTGTAGAGGGCCGGGGAACGTGGCAGCATCTGGTGTTGCCTACGTTGACCCTGTCGCTGGTTCTGATTGCTCTATATACGCGTCTGCTGCGCTCCAGTGTATTGGAGCAGCTTCAGGAAACGTATGTGCAGTATGCCAGAACCAGAGGGATTCGTGAGCGGGTGATCATGCTCAAGCATGTGCTCAAAATTGCCATTGCCCCGCTGATTACCGGTATGGGCATGAATCTGGGCAAGCTGCTGACCGGAACGATTATTGTGGAGCAGGTGTTTTCATGGCCCGGGTTTGGCCGTTATTTTGTGGAAGCGATTTTTAACCGGGATATTCCCGTCATACAATGCTATGTGTTTCTGGCGGCATGCCTGTTCATCGTATGCAATTTGCTCGTTGATCTGGTGCATTTGTATATGGATCCCCGAATTTCATCGAAGGGACGAACAGAGCAGTGA
- the nikA gene encoding nickel ABC transporter substrate-binding protein, translating into MSVRHRKTATLTLVAILLLSVILGCAKQDNTPASSSTDGAANEKTITLSWPRDIGTMNPHVYNPSQLFAQSMIYEPLVSYKQGGKLEPALAESWTISKDGKTYTFKLRKGVKFSDGTPFNAAIVKKNFDAVMKNEKTHSWLGVVGVLDKTEAVDDSTFRMTLKEPYYPVLQDLSVVRPFRFLGEAGFPDDGDTSKGIKKPVGTGPWMLDEYKQDEYATFKRNPNYWGTAPKIDKIIVKTIPDGETRVMAFEKGDLDLIYGEGVISLDAFKQLRDTNNYVTKLSEPVGTRSLLLNSSNPKLADLRVRLALQHGFNKQAMVEGVTSGLEEKADTVLSKNYPYTNVDLQPVDYDVEKSKALLDEAGWKLPAGGTVREKDGQQLDFELIFDKTDPIQKAMAETIQAEWGELGVKVNLTGLELTVQIKRLRSNQFDLYFWYNYGAPYDPHSFINVIAKKSFGISEVLSALPMKKDLDQQVHEALSSTDETKRQELYASILKTLQEQSAIVPISYIKKTAVYQKKITNFVFPANRDENPFEGIEIGK; encoded by the coding sequence ATGTCCGTTCGACACCGCAAGACTGCCACCCTTACGCTGGTAGCAATCCTTTTATTATCCGTTATTTTAGGCTGCGCGAAGCAGGATAACACGCCTGCGTCCTCCTCAACCGACGGAGCTGCCAATGAGAAGACGATCACGCTATCGTGGCCGCGCGACATTGGCACGATGAATCCTCACGTATACAATCCTTCCCAACTTTTTGCACAATCCATGATTTATGAGCCGTTAGTCAGTTACAAGCAAGGTGGCAAGCTGGAGCCTGCTTTGGCTGAATCCTGGACCATTTCCAAGGACGGCAAAACATATACGTTCAAGCTGCGTAAAGGCGTGAAATTTTCAGATGGAACGCCATTTAATGCGGCTATAGTCAAAAAGAACTTTGACGCTGTGATGAAAAATGAAAAAACGCATAGCTGGCTTGGTGTGGTAGGCGTTCTCGACAAAACAGAAGCTGTAGATGACAGCACCTTCCGCATGACGCTGAAAGAGCCGTACTATCCGGTGCTTCAGGACTTGTCCGTCGTTCGTCCGTTCCGTTTTCTGGGTGAAGCCGGGTTCCCGGATGATGGAGATACGTCCAAAGGCATCAAGAAACCGGTAGGTACCGGACCTTGGATGCTGGATGAATACAAGCAAGACGAATATGCGACCTTCAAGCGTAACCCGAATTATTGGGGAACCGCACCGAAGATCGATAAAATTATCGTAAAAACCATTCCAGATGGCGAAACACGTGTAATGGCCTTTGAGAAAGGCGATCTGGACCTGATTTATGGAGAGGGCGTCATCAGTCTGGATGCTTTCAAGCAGCTTCGCGACACGAATAATTATGTGACCAAGCTGTCTGAGCCCGTCGGCACAAGAAGCTTGTTGCTTAACTCGTCCAATCCCAAGCTGGCAGACCTTCGGGTACGTCTGGCGCTCCAGCATGGCTTTAACAAGCAGGCGATGGTGGAAGGTGTGACCTCGGGACTGGAGGAAAAAGCGGATACGGTTTTATCCAAAAACTATCCGTATACAAATGTGGACTTACAGCCCGTCGACTATGATGTGGAAAAATCCAAAGCGCTGCTGGATGAGGCTGGCTGGAAGCTGCCCGCAGGCGGCACGGTGCGGGAGAAGGACGGACAACAGCTCGATTTTGAGCTGATTTTTGATAAAACCGATCCGATCCAAAAGGCGATGGCTGAAACCATTCAGGCGGAATGGGGAGAGCTGGGTGTCAAGGTGAACCTGACCGGACTGGAGTTGACGGTTCAAATCAAGCGGCTTAGATCCAATCAGTTTGATCTGTACTTCTGGTACAACTATGGTGCGCCTTATGATCCGCATTCCTTTATTAATGTCATTGCCAAGAAGAGCTTTGGGATTTCCGAGGTACTGAGCGCTCTTCCGATGAAGAAGGATCTGGACCAGCAAGTACACGAAGCGCTCTCATCGACAGACGAAACCAAGCGTCAAGAGCTGTATGCTTCGATTCTGAAAACCCTTCAGGAGCAATCTGCAATTGTGCCTATTTCGTATATTAAGAAAACCGCAGTATATCAGAAAAAGATTACCAATTTTGTATTCCCGGCCAATCGGGATGAAAATCCGTTTGAGGGAATTGAAATCGGGAAGTAG
- a CDS encoding ABC transporter ATP-binding protein, producing the protein MILELKQVTKAYPVRRRRKGWFNKQDTEQAAVKQVSLELQRGECLGLVGESGSGKSTLAQCILRLESLTSGEIWLDHQPIHTGRMKDVHLYKRIQLVAQDSSSSLHPRMTIRDILEEPIRNYFPERKAQVLEICLSLLESVGLKADSLDKYPSQLSGGQKQRVCIARALAVEPEIILFDESVANLDTATQASVLDMLKKAQVERQLSYLFITHDLQSTRPFCDRIAVMVQGEIVEIFQEWDEDLLQHEYTRTLFQALAE; encoded by the coding sequence ATGATACTGGAATTAAAGCAAGTGACCAAAGCCTATCCTGTCCGCAGACGGAGAAAAGGCTGGTTCAACAAGCAGGATACCGAACAGGCTGCCGTGAAGCAGGTGAGTCTGGAGCTGCAACGGGGAGAATGCCTCGGACTGGTTGGCGAAAGCGGAAGCGGCAAAAGCACGCTGGCACAATGTATCCTAAGGCTGGAATCGTTGACCTCGGGGGAGATTTGGCTGGATCATCAGCCCATTCATACTGGAAGGATGAAGGATGTTCATCTATACAAACGAATCCAACTGGTCGCACAGGACTCATCTTCCTCGCTGCATCCCCGCATGACGATCCGAGATATTTTGGAGGAACCGATCCGAAATTATTTTCCTGAGCGAAAAGCGCAAGTGCTGGAGATCTGTCTGTCCCTACTGGAATCGGTAGGATTGAAGGCTGACAGTCTGGATAAATACCCATCACAGCTAAGCGGTGGACAAAAGCAGCGGGTATGCATCGCCCGTGCGCTGGCGGTGGAGCCGGAAATCATCTTGTTCGACGAATCCGTCGCTAATCTCGATACGGCAACGCAGGCTTCCGTGCTGGACATGCTCAAGAAAGCACAGGTAGAACGTCAGCTATCCTATCTTTTTATCACCCATGATCTTCAATCCACCCGTCCGTTTTGTGATCGGATTGCCGTCATGGTCCAGGGGGAGATCGTGGAGATATTTCAGGAGTGGGATGAAGACCTGTTACAGCATGAATACACGCGTACCCTGTTTCAAGCGTTGGCGGAATAA
- a CDS encoding ABC transporter ATP-binding protein has product MKDGTGQMKGNMAGRKPMLHVEHLEICRIGTGAGTRIDTATGAEAGRKPGANGKIMRISGNQPLLRDVSFSVYPGEIVALTGPSGCGKSLTAHAISGMLEPGIGVTQGHMYYNGEDIVPFDERRWQRLRRKDIALLIQQSLSGLNPIRTVRAQLTDTLRLHGRRWMPPEQKEQGNLPRPVPQQAAPQGVLPRMRQMLSGIAQMTGGWATQAQEDYLCSLLSKVGFADPEHILSSYPFELSGGMCQRVLLATILSSGPRLFIADEPTTALDVINREKVLALFQQLREDFDLTILLISHDRQGVSRVADRVLEMSPEGRIRE; this is encoded by the coding sequence ATGAAGGATGGGACAGGACAGATGAAAGGGAATATGGCAGGGCGCAAGCCAATGTTGCACGTGGAACATCTGGAGATATGTCGCATAGGCACAGGAGCGGGTACACGTATTGACACAGCAACAGGTGCGGAAGCAGGTAGGAAACCGGGCGCGAATGGGAAAATAATGCGGATAAGCGGTAATCAACCGCTGCTCCGGGATGTCAGCTTTTCCGTGTATCCGGGGGAAATTGTGGCCTTAACCGGGCCGAGCGGATGCGGCAAGAGTCTGACCGCGCACGCAATCTCGGGCATGCTGGAGCCAGGGATCGGCGTTACGCAGGGGCATATGTACTACAACGGGGAGGATATCGTCCCGTTCGATGAACGGCGCTGGCAAAGGCTGCGCCGCAAGGACATTGCCCTGCTCATTCAACAATCGCTGAGCGGGTTGAATCCGATCCGTACCGTCCGCGCACAACTGACGGACACGCTTAGACTGCACGGGCGGCGCTGGATGCCGCCCGAACAGAAGGAGCAGGGCAACCTACCCCGCCCTGTACCGCAGCAGGCCGCCCCACAGGGTGTGCTGCCCCGGATGCGGCAGATGCTGAGCGGGATTGCACAAATGACCGGGGGCTGGGCTACTCAAGCGCAGGAGGATTATCTGTGCTCTTTATTGAGCAAGGTCGGGTTTGCAGACCCTGAGCATATTTTGTCCTCGTACCCTTTTGAATTAAGCGGAGGGATGTGCCAAAGGGTACTGTTGGCTACGATACTAAGCTCCGGTCCGCGCCTTTTTATTGCCGATGAGCCTACCACGGCGCTGGATGTTATCAACCGGGAAAAGGTTCTGGCGTTGTTCCAACAGTTGAGAGAGGACTTCGATCTCACCATTTTGCTAATTTCTCATGATCGTCAGGGTGTGAGTCGTGTGGCGGATCGTGTACTGGAGATGAGCCCGGAAGGAAGGATACGCGAATGA